From one Lycorma delicatula isolate Av1 chromosome 2, ASM4794821v1, whole genome shotgun sequence genomic stretch:
- the RpS18 gene encoding ribosomal protein S18 produces MSLVIPEKFQHILRIMGTNIDGKRKVMFAMTAIKGVGRRYANIVLKKADIDLDKRAGECSEEEVEKIVTIMCNPRQYKIPDWFLNRQKDIQDGKYSQLTSANLDSKLRDDLERLKKIRAHRGMRHYWGLRVRGQHTKTTGRRGRTVGVSKKK; encoded by the exons ATG tcACTTGTAATACCAGAAAAATTTCAGCATATTCTCCGTATTATGGGAACAAACATTGATGGCAAGCGTAAAGTTATGTTTGCTATGACCGCTATTAAGGGTGTGGGTAGGAGATACgcaaatattgtattaaaaaaagcagACATTGACTTAGACAAACGTGCAGGAGAATGTTCGGAAGAAGAg gttgaaaaaattgttacaattatgTGCAATCCACGTCAATATAAAATCCCTGATTGGTTTCTGAACAGACAGAAAGATATACAAGATGGAAAATATTCACAG ttAACATCTGCTAACCTTGACAGTAAGCTTCGTGATGatttagaaagattaaaaaaaattcgagcTCATCGTGGAATGAGACACTACTGGGG tttgaGAGTGCGTGGTCAGCACACAAAAACCACTGGACGTAGAGGAAGAACTGTTGGTGTGTCTAAGAAgaagtaa